One segment of Candidatus Falkowbacteria bacterium DNA contains the following:
- a CDS encoding sugar phosphate nucleotidyltransferase, translated as MKGIILSGGKATRLRPCTKVTSKGLLPIYDRPMIYYPLNTLLKAGVKDILIIVGPEHAGHYLNLLGSGSQFNARITYEIQDEPRGIADAFIIGASFIGDDNVVMILGDNIFADDLSADIKSFKSGAKIFAKTVPDPERFGVVEVDANGKAVSIEEKPKNPKSNLCITGLYLYDNRVIEIAKNVKPSSRGELEITDLHNWYLEHGELEVATVNNEWIDTGTFDSLLEAQNLAKTKLKSQMII; from the coding sequence ATGAAAGGAATAATTTTATCAGGCGGTAAAGCCACGCGTCTTCGTCCTTGCACTAAAGTAACCAGCAAGGGCTTATTGCCGATTTATGATCGGCCAATGATTTATTATCCGCTTAATACTTTATTAAAAGCTGGTGTTAAAGATATTTTAATTATTGTTGGCCCTGAGCATGCTGGGCATTATTTAAATCTTTTAGGTAGTGGTTCGCAATTTAATGCGCGCATTACTTATGAAATACAAGATGAGCCACGCGGCATTGCCGACGCTTTTATTATTGGTGCGTCATTTATTGGCGATGATAATGTCGTTATGATTCTTGGTGATAATATTTTTGCTGATGATTTAAGCGCTGATATTAAATCTTTCAAATCCGGCGCTAAAATATTTGCTAAAACCGTGCCTGACCCAGAGCGCTTTGGCGTCGTCGAAGTTGATGCTAACGGTAAGGCTGTTTCAATTGAAGAAAAACCAAAAAATCCAAAAAGTAATCTTTGTATTACTGGTTTATATCTCTATGATAATCGTGTTATAGAAATTGCTAAAAATGTTAAACCAAGTTCACGTGGTGAATTAGAGATTACTGATTTGCATAATTGGTATTTAGAACACGGCGAGCTAGAAGTTGCAACAGTTAATAATGAATGGATTGACACAGGAACTTTCGATAGTTTATTAGAAGCGCAAAATTTAGCAAAAACAAAACTTAAATCCCAGATGATTATTTAA
- a CDS encoding glycosyltransferase family 2 protein has product MSDNSNPTVYLGFITFGALTAPYLSTFLESLAKQTFKDYKVVVYDNTVAKETEHLKILPDTVDIYRSSENIGFSRAYNKLISEAINKGAKYFLVINPDTYLMPDALEKLVKSLEADETLANACPKLLQWDFKNNQLTNIIDSCGLVMRPGLAFSDLGQAEVDNGQYDKASIIGPSGAAALFRLSALEKVKEENAYFDDNFFMYKEDCDLAYRLNLAGFKSQLIPEAIVYHDRTSSGGNLWQKFVKRRSRSLDVRRWAFINQHFLFFKYWSKQSFYSRLMILVRAKIMFLNALLFEQALLASYKTIFKQAKKLKRY; this is encoded by the coding sequence ATGTCAGACAATAGTAATCCAACAGTCTATCTTGGCTTTATAACTTTCGGCGCGTTAACCGCGCCGTATTTATCAACTTTTTTAGAAAGCTTAGCGAAGCAGACTTTTAAGGATTATAAAGTTGTGGTTTATGATAATACAGTTGCTAAAGAAACTGAGCATTTAAAAATATTACCTGACACTGTTGATATCTATCGATCAAGTGAGAATATTGGTTTTTCTAGGGCTTACAATAAATTAATTAGTGAGGCAATAAATAAAGGAGCTAAGTATTTTTTAGTAATTAATCCCGATACTTATTTAATGCCAGATGCTTTAGAAAAATTGGTTAAATCTTTGGAGGCTGATGAAACATTAGCTAATGCTTGTCCAAAGTTATTGCAATGGGATTTTAAGAATAATCAACTGACAAATATAATTGATAGTTGCGGATTAGTTATGCGCCCTGGTTTAGCTTTCTCTGATTTAGGCCAGGCCGAAGTTGATAATGGGCAATATGATAAAGCTAGTATCATTGGCCCGTCCGGCGCCGCGGCACTGTTCCGCTTAAGTGCCTTAGAAAAAGTTAAAGAAGAAAACGCCTATTTTGATGATAATTTTTTCATGTATAAAGAAGATTGTGATTTAGCTTATCGTTTAAATTTAGCTGGTTTTAAGAGCCAGTTAATTCCTGAAGCAATTGTTTATCATGATAGAACTTCTAGTGGTGGAAATTTATGGCAAAAATTTGTTAAGCGTCGTTCTCGTTCGCTTGATGTGAGACGCTGGGCTTTTATTAATCAACATTTTCTATTTTTCAAATACTGGTCTAAGCAAAGTTTTTATAGTCGTTTAATGATTTTAGTTAGAGCTAAGATTATGTTTTTAAATGCTTTATTATTTGAACAAGCTTTACTAGCTTCTTATAAAACTATTTTTAAGCAAGCCAAAAAGCTTAAGCGGTATTAA
- a CDS encoding glycosyltransferase family 2 protein, with translation MDFSIVIVAWNVKDKLKTNLSALLQSTGVNMEIFVVDNASVDKTAEMVASDFPQVKLISNEINLGFAKACNQAIKQSSGRYVLLLNPDMKVKPDTLASSLSWLDSNEQAAITGIRLTDEQGKTVPQVRNFPTLFDQFLVASKLAHVMPFLLNNYYCPKFNYEVASKVDSIRGSFFIIRRSTIELLGLLDEQYFIWFEEVDYCRLAHAKGLETWYTPVASATDYVGQSFKQVDIKIKQTYVKASMLSYFKKWHKTWEIFVLRFAWWIGDLIVKLFT, from the coding sequence ATGGATTTTTCAATTGTCATTGTTGCCTGGAATGTTAAAGATAAATTAAAAACTAATTTATCAGCTTTATTGCAAAGTACCGGCGTTAATATGGAAATTTTTGTGGTTGATAATGCTTCAGTTGATAAGACAGCCGAGATGGTGGCTAGTGATTTTCCGCAAGTAAAGTTGATTAGCAATGAAATTAATTTAGGTTTTGCTAAAGCTTGTAATCAAGCGATTAAGCAATCAAGCGGTCGTTATGTTTTGTTGCTTAATCCTGATATGAAAGTTAAACCAGATACTTTAGCGTCAAGCTTAAGTTGGCTAGACAGTAATGAGCAGGCAGCTATCACTGGTATTCGCTTAACTGATGAGCAAGGCAAAACTGTTCCTCAGGTTAGAAATTTCCCAACTTTGTTTGATCAATTTTTAGTAGCTTCAAAATTAGCGCATGTCATGCCCTTTTTATTAAATAATTATTATTGTCCGAAATTTAATTACGAAGTAGCTTCTAAAGTTGATTCTATTCGTGGTTCGTTTTTTATAATTAGAAGATCAACCATTGAACTTTTAGGTTTATTAGATGAGCAATATTTTATTTGGTTTGAAGAAGTTGATTATTGTCGTTTGGCTCATGCGAAAGGTTTAGAAACTTGGTATACACCAGTAGCTAGTGCGACTGACTATGTTGGACAAAGTTTTAAGCAAGTTGATATTAAAATCAAGCAAACTTATGTTAAGGCTAGCATGTTATCATATTTTAAAAAGTGGCATAAAACTTGGGAGATTTTTGTTTTACGTTTTGCCTGGTGGATCGGAGATTTAATTGTTAAACTCTTTACTTAA
- a CDS encoding glycosyltransferase family 2 protein: MKKLAVVISPNYKDYAKKYLNDCLASLRAQTYKEFDIFLVDNESTLETCLFLQMAAPEATVIPLEKNEGFAGGNNAALKVVIEKGYDYAFLINMDAVAEVDCLEKLVNFADKNPQLGAIQPRLMLWPEKDLINSLGNETHFLGFGYCNAYKKKFDPTTDNLTKAISYASGAGVLYRVSALKQVGLFDEVFWMYNEDQDICLRMWFEGFPVYVFSEAVVYHKYEFNRSIKSYYWLDRNRILILLKYYHWLTLILIKPAALIMELGLLMFSIKNGYLKEKLRVWVYLIKPSTWRYIFAQRKVIQPSRKMSDLELLKLFTGEIAFQELASPLLKLANVFLKAYWQIIRFIIFW; encoded by the coding sequence ATGAAAAAATTAGCTGTCGTTATTAGTCCAAATTATAAAGATTACGCCAAGAAATATCTTAACGATTGTTTAGCTAGTTTACGTGCGCAAACTTATAAAGAGTTTGATATTTTTTTGGTTGATAATGAAAGCACACTAGAGACTTGTTTATTTTTACAAATGGCTGCGCCTGAAGCAACCGTAATTCCTTTAGAAAAGAATGAAGGCTTTGCTGGCGGGAACAATGCCGCGTTAAAGGTGGTAATTGAAAAAGGCTATGACTATGCATTTTTAATTAACATGGATGCCGTGGCCGAAGTCGATTGTTTAGAAAAGCTTGTTAATTTTGCTGATAAAAATCCTCAGCTTGGTGCTATTCAACCTCGTCTAATGCTGTGGCCGGAAAAAGATTTAATAAATAGCCTTGGCAATGAAACGCACTTTCTTGGCTTTGGTTATTGCAATGCTTATAAAAAGAAATTTGATCCTACAACCGACAACTTAACGAAAGCAATTTCTTATGCCTCTGGCGCCGGAGTTTTATATCGCGTAAGTGCTCTCAAACAAGTTGGTTTATTTGACGAAGTTTTTTGGATGTATAATGAAGATCAAGATATTTGTTTAAGAATGTGGTTCGAAGGTTTTCCGGTATATGTATTTAGTGAAGCGGTAGTTTATCATAAATACGAATTTAATCGTTCGATTAAGAGTTATTACTGGTTAGACCGTAACCGTATTTTAATTTTATTAAAATATTATCATTGGTTAACCTTGATTTTAATTAAACCAGCCGCTTTAATAATGGAACTTGGTTTACTAATGTTCTCAATTAAGAATGGCTACTTAAAAGAAAAGCTACGTGTTTGGGTTTATTTAATTAAGCCTAGTACATGGCGCTATATTTTTGCGCAAAGAAAAGTTATTCAGCCTTCAAGGAAAATGTCTGATCTAGAATTACTAAAATTATTTACTGGCGAGATCGCTTTTCAAGAATTAGCTTCACCTCTACTTAAATTAGCTAACGTTTTTCTTAAGGCCTATTGGCAAATTATTCGTTTTATAATATTCTGGTAA
- a CDS encoding glycosyltransferase family 2 protein has protein sequence MDISIVIVNYKNKGLTLNCIRSVEESALNNLKHEIIVVDNNSDDNIGQILAWQYPKVIFIENKSNVGMGAGNNVGLKRARGKYVVVMNPDTFAFPDTLAKLFVFMEANPSVGVVGPKQYNPDKTIQDSCYRWHSFFTPFFRRTFLGRSGFAKQEIDRYLMQDYDKKTIREVDWLLGSCLFMRAKALKEIGWFDERFFLYFEDTDLCRRFWDKKWHVVYNPEVEIIHNHNRESAREPWYTWFMNSASRQHLKSWWLYMLKWAFRTPESR, from the coding sequence ATGGATATAAGTATTGTTATTGTTAACTATAAAAACAAGGGCTTAACATTAAATTGTATTCGCTCTGTTGAAGAGTCAGCTTTGAATAATTTAAAGCATGAAATTATTGTGGTTGATAATAACTCCGATGACAATATCGGTCAGATTTTAGCTTGGCAATATCCTAAAGTTATATTTATCGAAAATAAAAGCAATGTTGGAATGGGAGCGGGGAATAACGTTGGCTTAAAACGAGCTCGCGGCAAATATGTTGTAGTTATGAATCCTGATACTTTTGCTTTCCCTGATACTTTGGCAAAACTGTTTGTCTTTATGGAGGCAAATCCTAGTGTTGGTGTGGTTGGACCAAAACAATATAATCCAGATAAAACTATTCAAGATTCTTGTTACCGCTGGCACAGTTTTTTTACTCCATTTTTCAGGAGAACTTTTTTGGGCCGCTCTGGTTTTGCTAAACAAGAAATTGATCGCTACTTAATGCAAGATTATGATAAAAAAACCATTCGAGAGGTCGATTGGCTGCTTGGTTCTTGTTTGTTTATGAGAGCTAAAGCCTTAAAAGAGATTGGCTGGTTTGATGAAAGATTCTTTCTGTATTTTGAAGACACTGATTTATGCCGTAGATTCTGGGATAAGAAGTGGCATGTAGTTTATAACCCTGAAGTCGAGATAATCCATAATCATAATCGTGAATCAGCCCGTGAGCCTTGGTATACTTGGTTTATGAATTCAGCTAGTCGCCAGCATCTTAAATCATGGTGGCTCTATATGTTGAAGTGGGCTTTTAGAACCCCTGAGTCTAGATAG
- a CDS encoding endonuclease domain-containing protein, which yields MKVNKILFVRELRKLQTPSENSLWQLLRNRKLLNLKFHRQYIVVGFIIDFYCPALKLGIEVDGGIHKLKDSIIYDKERESIIKQYNISILRFSNKSIENNLSGVINQIKARTKKIQQNKYQ from the coding sequence ATGAAAGTTAATAAAATATTGTTTGTAAGAGAGCTTAGAAAACTCCAAACTCCTAGCGAAAATAGTTTATGGCAGTTATTAAGAAACAGAAAATTATTAAACCTAAAATTTCACAGACAGTATATAGTTGTCGGTTTTATAATAGACTTCTATTGCCCAGCTTTAAAGCTAGGAATAGAAGTAGATGGCGGGATCCACAAACTGAAAGATAGTATTATTTACGACAAAGAAAGAGAAAGTATTATTAAACAATACAACATTAGTATTTTAAGATTTTCCAACAAAAGCATTGAAAATAATCTATCAGGAGTTATAAACCAAATCAAAGCACGAACCAAGAAAATACAACAAAACAAGTATCAATAG
- a CDS encoding PEGA domain-containing protein has translation MNIVYRRIIFSFFVLLFCILVPVILIYATGNTINWSRLSLEKTGSILIDSEPNGATVFLNGEKLNSNFLEVFQGKTPLITKAKVNNLAPGEYTIRLEKNGYWPWEEKFRLSPGGVTNFGTIGLFSQAEPELVYSLDKAELVLSPNGEKIALLKNNLLTITDVNSGSNQELELNNLDTEAEINWASNNKKISIGNYIISLDKKTVSNLASDTKKNVSLLRWSDNESMVYFVSNKKILRYTESNKNISELALNSQLNNQDIVDYLIKGDQIYIIVSSRNTKSLLIGSIEGQLTSLSLPTGNYKFKTDDSPKPVLIDENNIYVIDEPLALFSKPRLLEVSTHFKLGHWQDNSLTYASGLELRRWDKEGQEYLLTRFGSAINELWPVNKRNSIIVATPDDIRVYVNGSQPFAITLAPIKNTKLVVVSKDNKTLYVYGDYDGKTGIFKLAL, from the coding sequence ATGAACATTGTATATCGTCGAATTATATTTTCTTTCTTTGTCTTGTTATTTTGTATTCTTGTCCCAGTAATTTTAATCTATGCTACTGGCAATACTATTAACTGGAGTCGTCTAAGCTTAGAAAAAACTGGCAGTATTCTAATAGACAGTGAGCCGAACGGCGCAACTGTCTTTTTAAATGGCGAAAAGCTAAACAGTAACTTCCTAGAAGTTTTTCAAGGTAAAACACCCTTAATAACTAAAGCTAAAGTAAATAATTTAGCACCCGGAGAATATACAATTAGACTAGAAAAAAATGGCTATTGGCCATGGGAAGAAAAATTCCGTTTATCACCTGGCGGAGTAACAAACTTTGGTACAATTGGTCTTTTCAGCCAAGCCGAACCAGAACTAGTCTATAGTTTAGATAAAGCTGAGCTTGTATTATCACCAAATGGAGAAAAAATTGCCTTACTTAAAAATAACTTATTAACCATAACTGATGTTAACAGCGGGTCTAATCAAGAATTGGAATTAAACAACCTAGACACTGAAGCTGAGATTAACTGGGCAAGTAACAATAAAAAAATATCAATCGGTAATTACATCATCAGTCTTGATAAAAAAACAGTCAGTAACCTAGCTAGTGATACTAAAAAAAATGTTTCCCTGCTTCGCTGGAGCGATAATGAAAGCATGGTATATTTTGTAAGTAACAAAAAAATACTACGTTACACCGAGAGCAATAAAAATATTAGCGAGCTAGCTTTAAATTCACAACTTAACAATCAAGACATTGTTGATTATTTAATTAAAGGTGACCAAATATATATAATTGTCAGTAGCAGAAATACTAAGAGTTTATTAATCGGCTCAATCGAGGGTCAGCTAACATCACTCAGTTTGCCGACTGGCAACTACAAATTTAAAACCGACGACTCACCTAAACCAGTCTTGATTGATGAAAATAATATTTATGTAATTGACGAACCATTAGCACTATTTTCAAAGCCTCGCCTATTAGAAGTCTCAACTCATTTCAAGCTTGGGCATTGGCAAGACAATTCTTTAACCTATGCTAGCGGTTTAGAATTAAGACGTTGGGATAAAGAGGGTCAAGAATATTTGTTAACTCGATTTGGTTCAGCCATTAATGAACTCTGGCCGGTTAATAAAAGGAATTCCATCATCGTCGCCACGCCAGATGATATAAGAGTTTATGTTAACGGCAGCCAGCCTTTCGCTATAACCTTAGCGCCGATAAAAAATACTAAACTAGTGGTTGTATCTAAAGACAATAAGACGCTTTATGTTTATGGAGATTATGACGGCAAGACAGGAATATTTAAATTAGCTCTATAA
- the murA gene encoding UDP-N-acetylglucosamine 1-carboxyvinyltransferase, translating into MSKFIIQGQKPLQGEITVGGAKNAALKIIPAAILSQSAVVIKNTPDIEDVKRLLEIFADLGGTIEKNDHQLTLKMEQISKKTIEAKFANKLRSSIMFVAPLLARTGEVMFPHPGGCVIGAGLRPIDLFIDGFQAMGAKVEYKDSYYHISAKRLKACEYFFTTVSVTGTESFIMAAVLAEGTSIIKNCAMEPEIVALAEHLNKCGAKITGAGTPTIKIVGVEALTGGEIEIIPDRIEAGTFAILAAAARAQLTIKKCRPDHLEFLLTIFKKLGIIFEQGEDWLKIVEVPKILPAYNLKTHEYPGFPTDLQSPFTVLMTQATGTSIIHETIYDRRLLFTDMLTQMGANVTMCDPHRVVIQGPTPLRGRALTSPDLRAGISMIIAGAIAEGHTEIDNIYQIERGYEKIDERLKAIGLDIKRAE; encoded by the coding sequence ATGTCTAAATTCATTATTCAAGGGCAAAAGCCCTTACAAGGCGAAATTACTGTGGGCGGAGCTAAAAATGCTGCCCTAAAAATAATTCCTGCGGCGATTCTTTCTCAATCAGCCGTGGTGATTAAAAATACTCCTGACATTGAAGATGTTAAAAGGTTATTAGAAATATTTGCAGATCTTGGAGGCACAATCGAAAAGAATGACCACCAACTAACTTTGAAGATGGAGCAGATTAGTAAAAAAACAATAGAGGCTAAGTTTGCAAATAAACTTAGATCTTCAATTATGTTTGTTGCGCCTTTACTGGCGCGCACTGGTGAAGTAATGTTCCCTCATCCAGGCGGCTGCGTCATCGGTGCCGGACTTAGACCGATCGATCTTTTTATTGACGGCTTTCAGGCTATGGGCGCTAAGGTTGAATATAAAGATTCATATTATCACATTAGCGCTAAACGCTTAAAAGCTTGTGAATATTTTTTCACAACCGTGAGCGTAACAGGAACCGAAAGCTTTATAATGGCTGCCGTTCTTGCTGAGGGGACAAGTATAATAAAAAATTGCGCCATGGAACCAGAAATTGTTGCTCTAGCTGAGCACCTAAATAAATGCGGCGCTAAAATTACTGGAGCAGGCACACCAACTATTAAGATTGTTGGTGTTGAAGCTTTAACTGGTGGTGAAATTGAAATCATTCCTGATCGAATCGAAGCTGGTACTTTTGCCATTCTAGCTGCTGCCGCTCGTGCCCAGCTAACAATTAAAAAATGTCGTCCTGATCATCTTGAATTTCTCTTAACTATTTTCAAAAAATTAGGAATTATTTTTGAGCAAGGTGAAGATTGGTTAAAAATAGTTGAGGTGCCAAAAATTCTTCCAGCCTATAATCTTAAGACTCATGAATACCCTGGTTTCCCAACTGACTTACAATCACCTTTTACAGTTTTAATGACTCAGGCCACAGGAACTTCGATTATTCACGAAACAATTTACGATCGTCGTCTTTTGTTTACTGACATGTTAACGCAAATGGGCGCTAATGTTACTATGTGCGATCCACATCGCGTAGTTATTCAAGGACCAACTCCTTTACGCGGCCGTGCCCTAACTTCACCTGACTTAAGAGCTGGTATTTCCATGATCATTGCTGGTGCTATTGCCGAGGGTCATACTGAAATAGATAATATTTATCAAATCGAAAGAGGCTACGAAAAAATTGACGAACGACTAAAAGCCATTGGCTTAGATATCAAGCGAGCTGAATAG
- a CDS encoding S41 family peptidase, with protein MTNQFYTKKSTKQVVFYSLLVIVALAGSFFAGFYFAGKNNVSTSFNILEGKVLNKDQVSNDVDFKMFWEVWNTIKRDYVDRDNLSEKKLFYGALQGLVASTKDPYSVFMNPEEAKSFEEDLSGTFEGIGAEIGFRNEILTIIAPIEGMPAVKAGILAGDKIYAIDGKTAAGMSVEDAVKKIRGPKGTKVTITVVRAKVDKPIDFSIVRDTVVVKSVTTSFNEKNKIFTVRISSFNNDSEDLFNQAVQEAVIKKPKGIIFDLRNNPGGYLETAVSVASEWVKEGPIVIEQFGDGKKVEHTAKGNPRLAGIPTVVLVNEGSASASEIVAGALKDDGLAKLVGQKTFGKGSVQVLRQLEDGSVVKITTAKWLTPKGTYINEQGIEPDTKVEISAEDREKNRDPQLDQALKILLP; from the coding sequence ATGACAAATCAATTCTACACTAAAAAATCAACTAAACAAGTAGTCTTTTATAGCTTACTAGTTATCGTTGCTCTAGCCGGGTCTTTTTTTGCCGGCTTCTATTTTGCTGGTAAAAATAACGTAAGTACTAGCTTTAATATTTTAGAAGGTAAGGTCTTGAATAAGGATCAAGTTTCTAATGACGTTGATTTTAAAATGTTCTGGGAAGTTTGGAACACAATTAAGCGAGATTATGTTGATCGCGATAATTTAAGTGAGAAAAAACTTTTTTATGGAGCGCTGCAAGGTTTAGTCGCTTCAACTAAAGATCCATATTCTGTTTTCATGAATCCAGAAGAAGCTAAATCATTCGAGGAAGACTTGTCAGGAACTTTTGAGGGGATCGGTGCCGAAATTGGTTTCCGTAATGAGATTTTAACAATCATTGCTCCAATCGAAGGTATGCCAGCGGTTAAAGCAGGAATTTTGGCCGGTGATAAAATTTATGCGATTGACGGCAAGACTGCCGCAGGTATGAGCGTAGAAGATGCCGTGAAAAAAATTCGCGGACCAAAAGGAACAAAAGTTACAATTACTGTTGTTCGAGCTAAGGTTGATAAACCAATTGATTTTTCAATTGTTCGCGACACCGTTGTCGTTAAGAGCGTAACAACATCATTTAACGAAAAAAATAAAATTTTCACAGTTAGAATTTCAAGTTTCAACAATGACTCAGAAGATTTGTTCAATCAAGCGGTTCAAGAAGCGGTCATTAAAAAACCAAAAGGTATAATTTTTGATTTGCGTAACAATCCAGGTGGTTATTTAGAAACGGCTGTATCAGTCGCTAGTGAATGGGTTAAAGAAGGCCCAATTGTAATCGAGCAATTTGGTGATGGTAAAAAAGTTGAACATACTGCGAAAGGCAATCCACGTTTAGCCGGTATTCCGACCGTTGTTTTGGTTAACGAAGGCAGTGCTTCAGCTTCAGAAATTGTGGCTGGTGCTTTAAAAGATGATGGCTTAGCTAAATTAGTTGGTCAGAAAACTTTTGGTAAAGGATCGGTTCAAGTTTTGCGACAATTAGAAGACGGTTCGGTGGTTAAAATAACTACGGCTAAATGGTTAACCCCAAAAGGAACTTATATTAATGAGCAAGGAATTGAGCCAGACACAAAAGTTGAAATATCGGCCGAGGACAGAGAAAAGAATAGAGACCCACAGTTAGACCAAGCACTTAAAATTTTGCTGCCTTAA
- a CDS encoding prepilin-type N-terminal cleavage/methylation domain-containing protein has translation MKKRTKKQSAGFTLIEIVTTLAIVAVIFSIAVSSSNRMSSRSNINLVTESLVSDIRTTAMSAMNSEQFQTQSPIYWGIRLKTDETPANYTVFADTNGDSFYNNNEKFKAIFLNKNIRLNCTTFHNQCWGTGSVLFTAGEAKPYFEGGGDVLGVDTKNGDVSIELEDITTGDKKVIVINALGLVDPQ, from the coding sequence ATGAAAAAAAGAACTAAAAAACAATCTGCTGGTTTTACTTTGATTGAAATAGTAACCACCCTAGCTATTGTGGCTGTTATTTTTAGTATTGCTGTGTCTAGCTCTAATCGAATGAGTTCAAGATCTAATATTAATTTAGTGACTGAATCTCTGGTTAGCGATATTCGTACAACGGCTATGTCGGCCATGAATTCAGAACAATTTCAAACTCAATCTCCGATTTACTGGGGTATTAGATTGAAAACTGATGAAACTCCGGCTAATTATACTGTATTTGCCGACACTAACGGAGACTCATTTTATAATAATAATGAAAAATTTAAAGCGATTTTTTTAAATAAAAATATAAGATTAAATTGTACAACCTTCCATAACCAGTGTTGGGGAACAGGTTCGGTTTTATTTACCGCTGGTGAGGCTAAGCCATATTTTGAGGGTGGTGGTGACGTCTTGGGGGTTGATACTAAAAACGGAGATGTCTCTATTGAATTAGAAGATATAACAACAGGGGATAAAAAAGTTATTGTTATAAATGCGCTAGGCTTAGTTGACCCTCAGTAA
- a CDS encoding type II secretion system protein translates to MKFFKLKEGFTLLEVVVALGLLILIFGSVVSLAILTREAEQASKNNLIAAYLAKEGQDLVRYRRDKNYLDAVSAFNSLVAEEVNNSVYYFYIDYTNSIRSASANDVQSSVPLKYFESFYGNGNDGENTIFKRLVTTTYHEAAGLMPAYIDVKVEVYWKSDTKQDTYTLNSQLSDWN, encoded by the coding sequence ATGAAATTTTTTAAGCTAAAAGAAGGTTTTACTTTATTAGAAGTCGTGGTTGCTTTAGGATTATTGATTTTAATTTTTGGCAGCGTTGTTTCTTTGGCTATTTTGACCAGGGAGGCTGAGCAAGCTTCAAAAAATAATTTAATTGCTGCCTATCTAGCCAAAGAGGGACAAGATCTAGTTCGTTATAGACGTGATAAAAATTATCTTGATGCTGTATCAGCCTTTAATAGTCTTGTTGCAGAAGAGGTTAATAACTCGGTTTATTATTTTTATATTGACTATACCAACAGTATTCGTTCGGCATCTGCAAATGATGTACAATCATCAGTTCCTTTAAAATATTTTGAAAGTTTTTATGGTAATGGTAATGACGGAGAAAATACTATATTTAAGCGACTGGTGACAACTACTTACCATGAAGCCGCAGGCCTAATGCCAGCCTATATCGATGTTAAGGTCGAAGTCTATTGGAAGAGTGACACAAAGCAAGATACTTACACTTTAAATAGTCAGTTAAGTGATTGGAACTAG
- a CDS encoding prepilin-type N-terminal cleavage/methylation domain-containing protein, with amino-acid sequence MKENSIKIESGFTLLEMMIAVSLFTVVMLISSSMFLSSIDSQSRAIGSKNIQESLNFALASMSNEIAKAVVDPGPCDGRCDGASVFCVLGSGLEKKIIFKELDNTCIAYQLTTFSSDVRVLSMSRDGLTPVYLTPRNINISDLNFNTEYVTNVTNYIAKASVSITGQGLNRENHPDIVSIQTLVTVGNY; translated from the coding sequence ATGAAAGAAAATAGTATAAAAATAGAATCAGGTTTTACTCTTCTGGAAATGATGATTGCGGTAAGCTTGTTTACTGTTGTCATGCTTATTTCTTCTAGTATGTTTTTAAGCTCAATTGACAGTCAATCCAGAGCAATTGGTTCAAAAAACATACAAGAGAGTTTAAACTTTGCATTAGCTAGTATGTCTAATGAGATAGCCAAGGCGGTCGTTGACCCCGGGCCTTGTGACGGAAGGTGTGACGGCGCGTCAGTATTTTGTGTTTTAGGTAGTGGCCTAGAAAAGAAAATAATTTTTAAAGAACTGGACAATACTTGCATTGCGTATCAGCTAACAACTTTTTCTAGCGATGTCCGTGTTTTATCTATGTCGCGCGATGGTTTAACTCCAGTTTATTTAACGCCGCGTAATATTAATATTTCCGACCTTAATTTTAATACCGAATATGTTACTAATGTAACTAATTATATTGCTAAGGCTAGTGTTTCAATAACTGGTCAAGGTTTAAATAGAGAAAATCATCCTGACATTGTCTCTATTCAAACTTTGGTAACAGTTGGGAATTATTAA